A genomic segment from Rhipicephalus sanguineus isolate Rsan-2018 unplaced genomic scaffold, BIME_Rsan_1.4 Seq372, whole genome shotgun sequence encodes:
- the LOC125756645 gene encoding uncharacterized protein LOC125756645 encodes MSSACCFRCPRCPFFAPKFTRVIWHLEEIHSSDPDFTVTCGIDGCRNTYKLVGSFRNHVYRKHQRWISAVDNDPAPEASEELCDSNEASSLVDTVCADDEGATGPSHSPGLQCEPRSRYGASDEEPSDPLTLQCFTRDLLQSLAKMFFNISECRKLPYSVCDSLFQQVEFLVQSLLKRFGKCVKQALIGCGYALPENLTHVLDCNFLVGLFDDIRSRYQRSRYIKANFPFTEAQQRAYAGDDQASYQYVSVGSVIRQFVQCRNVFEHLISTEVVESGTLYTFQDGSVYKRQMSTVLHSKNVKVLHILLYMDEVEIANPIGPARGVHKLLAVYYTVLNVHPKYRSQLKFLHLAILAKYADVQRYGLETVLGPLLDELKELQEIGINVHIGQNEVCFKVFVLACCGDNLSMNRLGGFTCSFSRGSVCRFCMAQHANLASLTREELCHIRTQQLHDSHLTAIHLNPVLYKRLYGVNEPSPMSCLPNFDVTTQLPPDIMHDIFEGACSVVIKHVLKGLFQENVLVPSDLSKVGTFCYGRNDRPNKPPQLTEAFLQSNAPLKGTASQKWCLFRLLPQIFASKVPEGNKDWEVYLLFREVTDLLLSDQLPSDSLVYIEMKIQEFLRSFIDRYPTVRIIPKLHYLVHYPRMISFFGPLKQMWCMRFEAKHQYFKNVASKTKNYRNICKTLAERHQVLQGYEFAEVVLDQGHTMTGLKPVQRSDLPPCIEERLPPGSTWQAKSVTMQHITYHVGDVLVMAKGDDPQFAQIAAIFSGQSEVLFLLNPMELVEFRRHRYTFRVSKGSAVCAAMPGAEVLPECLDLYFGGEVVPRCELVLFN; translated from the coding sequence ATGAGTTCCGCCTGCTGCTTTAGGTGCCCGCGGTGCCCGTTCTTCGCACCGAAATTCACACGTGTGATTTGGCATCTGGAAGAAATACACTCCTCAGACCCGGACTTCACTGTAACCTGCGGCATTGATGGCTGCCGAAACACTTACAAACTCGTTGGAAGCTTTCGGAACCATGTCTACCGTAAACACCAGCGGTGGATCTCAGCAGTTGACAATGATCCAGCACCTGAAGCTTCAGAAGAATTATGTGATTCCAATGAAGCTTCCAGCTTAGTTGACACAGTGTGTGCAGACGATGAAGGTGCTACTGGTCCCTCCCATTCCCCCGGTCTGCAATGTGAGCCACGTTCGCGATATGGGGCGTCGGACGAAGAGCCCTCGGACCCTCTAACTTTGCAGTGCTTCACCAGAGATTTACTCCAGAGCCTTGCCAAGATGTTCTTTAACATTTCTGAGTGTCGAAAACTGCCGTACTCAGTCTGTGACAGCTTATTTCAACAAGTTGAATTTCTGGTGCAGTCGCTCTTGAAGCGTTTTGGCAAGTGTGTTAAACAGGCACTCATAGGATGCGGTTATGCTCTTCCTGAGAATTTGACACATGTCCTCGACTGCAACTTTCTTGTAGGCCTGTTTGATGATATTCGGTCTCGGTACCAACGATCCCGCTATATCAAAGCGAACTTCCCATTCACGGAGGCACAACAGCGTGCCTATGCTGGCGACGACCAAGCTTCGTATCAGTACGTTTCTGTTGGCAGTGTCATACGTCAGTTTGTACAGTGTAGAAATGTATTTGAGCACCTTATTAGCACTGAAGTTGTCGAGAGTGGCACATTATACACTTTTCAGGACGGCTCTGTTTACAAGCGTCAGATGAGCACTGTACTGCACAGCAAAAATGTTAAAGTACTTCACATTCTGCTGTACATGGATGAAGTGGAAATAGCCAATCCTATCGGCCCTGCCAGAGGTGTGCACAAGCTTCTGGCTGTGTACTACACAGTTTTGAATGTGCACCCAAAATACCGCTCTCAGCTGAAATTTTTGCATCTTGCTATTCTTGCAAAGTACGCTGATGTACAGAGGTATGGCTTGGAGACTGTTTTGGGTCCATTGCTTGATGAACTAAAGGAGCTGCAAGAGATAGGGATAAATGTACATATTGGACAAAATGAGGTTTGCTTCAAGGTATTTGTTCTTGCGTGCTGTGGAGACAACCTTTCCATGAACCGGCTTGGGGGCtttacgtgctctttttcacggggCTCAGTTTGTCGATTCTGCATGGCACAACATGCAAATCTTGCATCTCTTACAAGGGAAGAACTATGCCACATCAGAACGCAGCAACTTCATGACAGCCACCTCACAGCCATTCATCTCAATCCAGTTTTGTACAAAAGACTTTATGGTGTGAATGAGCCATCACCAATGAGCTGCCTGCCTAACTTCGATGTCACAACGCAGCTCCCACCGGATATTATGCACGATATATTTGAAGGAGCCTGCTCAGTTGTGATCAAGCATGTGCTCAAAGGATTATTTCAAGAAAATGTTCTTGTGCCCTCAGACTTGAGCAAAGTTGGCACATTTTGTTATGGTCGTAATGACAGACCTAACAAACCACCTCAACTTACAGAAGCCTTCCTGCAAAGCAATGCCCCTTTGAAAGGTACTGCTTCACAGAAGTGGTGCCTTTTCAGACTTTTGCCTCAAATTTTCGCTTCGAAAGTTCCAGAAGGTAACAAAGACTGGGAGGTCTACCTCCTGTTTAGAGAAGTTACAGACTTGCTCTTATCTGATCAGCTTCCGTCAGACTCTCTTGTTTATATTGAGATGAAAATTCAGGAATTCCTCCGTTCTTTCATTGATCGTTATCCAACCGTCCGCATAATCCCAAAGCTGCATTACTTGGTGCATTACCCTCGTATGATTTCCTTTTTTGGTCCACTTAAACAAATGTGGTGTATGAGGTTTGAGGCTAAACACCAATACTTTAAGAATGTGGCGTCAAAAACTAAGAACTACCGAAACATCTGCAAAACACTTGCAGAGCGTCACCAAGTCTTGCAAGGCTATGAATTTGCTGAGGTTGTCCTTGACCAGGGCCACACCATGACAGGCCTGAAACCTGTGCAAAGATCTGACTTGCCTCCATGCATTGAAGAGCGTCTACCTCCAGGTAGTACATGGCAAGCCAAGTCAGTCACTATGCAGCATATTACGTACCATGTTGGAGATGTACTAGTAATGGCCAAGGGAGATGACCCACAGTTTGCTCAAATCGCTGCCATTTTTAGTGGTCAGAGCGAGGTTCTGTTCTTGTTGAACCCGATGGAACTTGTTGAGTTCAGGAGACATCGATACACATTCAGAGTGTCTAAAGGCAGTGCTGTTTGCGCAGCAATGCCAGGGGCTGAGGTATTACCCGAGTGTCTAGATCTGTACTTCGGAGGGGAAGTGGTACCGAGGTGTGAATTGGTGTTATTTAACTAA